One window of Entelurus aequoreus isolate RoL-2023_Sb linkage group LG06, RoL_Eaeq_v1.1, whole genome shotgun sequence genomic DNA carries:
- the LOC133651421 gene encoding coiled-coil-helix-coiled-coil-helix domain-containing protein 5-like isoform X2, whose protein sequence is MEAYGSCVASNPSTWQDTCHDLKVKVAQCTSSHPVIQKIRQDCSKEFTAFEKCLGENQTEAASCSAHVARFLGCAETVDLSGVDNVPVSVPS, encoded by the exons ATGGAAGCGTACGGTTCGTGTGTGGCCTCCAACCCGTCCACATGGCAGGACACGTGCCACGACCTGAAAGTAAAGGTCGCACAGTGCACATCATCGCA CCCGGTGATCCAGAAGATCAGACAGGACTGTTCCAAAGAATTTACGGCGTTTGAAAAGTGTCTCGGGGAGAACCAGACCGAGGCTGCCTCCTGCTCGGCCCACGTGGCCCGCTTTCTAGGCTGCGCGGAGACGGTGGACCTCAGTGGAGTGG atAACGTTCCAGTATCGGTGCCATCGTAG
- the LOC133651421 gene encoding coiled-coil-helix-coiled-coil-helix domain-containing protein 5-like isoform X1 → MQAALDITAKYCHKEMEAYGSCVASNPSTWQDTCHDLKVKVAQCTSSHPVIQKIRQDCSKEFTAFEKCLGENQTEAASCSAHVARFLGCAETVDLSGVDNVPVSVPS, encoded by the exons AT GCAGGCTGCTTTGGACATCACGGCAAAGTACTGCCATAAAGAAATGGAAGCGTACGGTTCGTGTGTGGCCTCCAACCCGTCCACATGGCAGGACACGTGCCACGACCTGAAAGTAAAGGTCGCACAGTGCACATCATCGCA CCCGGTGATCCAGAAGATCAGACAGGACTGTTCCAAAGAATTTACGGCGTTTGAAAAGTGTCTCGGGGAGAACCAGACCGAGGCTGCCTCCTGCTCGGCCCACGTGGCCCGCTTTCTAGGCTGCGCGGAGACGGTGGACCTCAGTGGAGTGG atAACGTTCCAGTATCGGTGCCATCGTAG